The genomic stretch GGgcataaatttatatttagttttgatttatataatatatattattagGTGTACATAAGTTTCAAATTAAATTGATTTTAACATAAAGTTCCTCCTTTCTCCACAAGTTGAAAAGCTTGCAATTTTCCCTATTATATTCAAGCTTTattaacctcgttcccagagcttgttaggctttttacaCTTGGACGGTTTTAGGCCGTCCAAATATATGATTAATATatgctttatattttttaaaaaagacgagTTGCTCAGGCGTTTTATGTacacaaagttgttgttgttttctcagACTGCACAAGTTAAAAACACGACAACTATTTATGGTttatattcattttttctgATCCCGACCCCcttctttatctaaactctttaaattattttagaaCACCCTTCCCAGTGTTTCAGACTCCCGTGAATTACCGACTTCTATTTAACTAATTTAAGAGGTACCAGAGAATAGGTCGAATAATAAGTGAATGTATTAATTCTCAGATATTTTAACCTCGCCCGCAGgggcttttgcctttttgacatcgagaCCGGCGGCACAaatagccgtcaagtaagcgctagcggctttgacacAGGCAAccaaccctggggacgaggttgcagatGTTTGTATCAACAGTTTTTGTCTGAACTCATGCTGACACTTGCCGAAAAGTGCCAACATGGAGGACAAGACCATAATGTTGAAGCATGGTCGTTTCCTTCACCGGCAACGCTACCAACACCGTGTACCCagggttttatttttatttttgacaatcAAGAGAAAGAACAAAGGGTAGAGGTTTCAgcgctttttaaaacttttgaaagGCTCGAATTGGTGAAGGAAACATTTGAAGATAAAATAGGGTGCgttaatttctttgatttttttcccAGAGATTTGTTAATATTTTGCGATTTTTAAAGTCTGTGGGAAAAGGTGAGGTtgggaaaaaaatgaaaagtatCAAATACTGTTTTAGCCAAAAGCTTGTTACTAAAACTCTTAAGATACCTTGAGCACCTGTGacctaataaaaataatttaaaaaatgtttgctaATTACCTTATCactatcattttcagcatacctTTTTGTTCACATGTGCCAAGATTGGTCAAAAGCAGATAAGTGCCAATCAGGTAGACCCAAGAACCATCCAACGCAAAAATTTTCCTGATATAATTTtcctaaattaattttaatttgcaaTAAGATAGGGATGcctttgtatttattattttatgttttttaaaggaaaagcGTGTTTAACCTACGTCAATAAAAAAAACGGGGAAGGTTGGACGTAAATTGAAGTACAGTTGATAACTCAAACCTGCAAAGGACGAAGAAATAGTTCGAGTACATCATTATAAAATTTCTAATGTCACTTTGTCTTATTTTAGCGGTAACGTCTCTGTCATTTGCAATTGAGATTTTGTAGAATAACTTTACCGCTTTAACTTTTACTAAgataattttgtgttttttaagtgCGAATATTTGAATAATGGAGATATAAATATAGCTCCACGATTGAATGCAGaaagaaataactttttaatgaaataagacaaagaataacaaaacatcaccaccctcgtccccagggatttTGCCTTCTTGATATGAGCTACGCGAATTCAACTTTACGTCCGGAATCTTCATTATATAGCATACCTTATCTTTGAAAAccgcaactaaaaaatatacatcTGTGAAGTTTTCTTGCTTATTCAAAGGAGCAAACGTAAACAAAGGTAAACGAAGATCCTATCCTCGTTCCCGAAGCTCTTTGGAATAAAATCTCAAAGACCTCTGGGGACgaaatttgaatgaaagatTCCAATAATCCAAATAACTGTCACTGTTGGCGACCACTTTTGCGCGGGAAACTTTTACAAACGCAAATAAGTCGTAAACAGTTTTTGAGAAAGTTTATGAAATTttaacatcaatttttttaaaaagatcacCCTGGCTTTAACTCAGCATTTCTTAACCTTTTAAccatttctttaaagaaaaaaaaatgaataaactttCGTAAACGCTGAATACGTTTGCGAGAAATTcttcacaaataaaaaatacaacaaaaccgtatgaaaataaataaaaattttaaaaaatatgaccGTTAATAATCTACATGGTAATtctcaatgtttttttacaGCTTTCAATTGCTGAAGAATtgtaaaaagttgtaaaaaaagaatgttgcAAATTGTCGTTCAGATACTCGAAGTAATCCGAGGGAAAGCTTAATATTCAATATACAACTTCAGTTTGTAATGACAAATCTTACAAAGACTACTTTCTATTAAGAAGTTCAAAGTGCTAAGAATATACAGTGCTGAGTCgggtatataaataaatattgtgatgctacacgtttttttacaagaaatatGCTGAGATTACGGGTACGTTTAACTACTAACTCGCAAAATATTAAGAGAATGTACGAAGAAAGTTTTTAGTTGAGAAGCCTTTTGCTGAAAAGGGCTTTTTAAGGTATAAAGCAGGGGCCAGGATTCTTCTCGTAAAATCGTCTTTTCAGTTAAAAAGCATCAAGGCCATACCCGAAAATGGGGAATAACATTCAGTTTTCCTAAAAATAGTAACACTAACAAATAAGTCAATCTATAAAAAGAAATACAGGTAACTTccggtaactcgaacctccaaggGACCGAGGAAAATAGTTTGACTCAACGAATGTTTAAGTTAATTGAAGCTCACGTTAAGTCAAATTTAgttcaaaattaaattatagTTTAAGTTGAAGCGATGTTATCATGAGGTGGGGCAACAGTTACTGGAAAAAAAGGGTGCAATATTGGCGATGAAAGAAGCAAGCAAGTCCCTTGTCAACTAAATTTTTCTTGACAGACAACATTATCCTTATTACATCAACAGTTAATAAAaatgtgatttcattttttcgaGTAAAGAGTTTGAGCTATGCGAAGAAATTAGCCacagggaggggggggggggggagggggcaaAAGTTGAGTTGAGTTGTCCGAGGTTCCAGTTAATCGAAGTTTTCTATAAGAAACTATTATTACGCTTTTCGAGTTACCGGGAATTAACTGTACATCAAGAAATTGATCTTCTTAATTCATCTGCGAATACTTTAAAGGGACCCTGAcacaaaaaatgatatttttaaatcttcATATGCATATAACacgtaaaaaatttcaaaacgcCTAAAAAACAACTTTCATCACACATATATTTATCATTATTCGTGTTTGGGTCTCTAAATGAACGAAACATGTCGTTCTATTCACATCAACACGTTTCATCCAAAATACCAGAAAAACCAACTATCATCACACATATATCTAAATGAACGAAACATGTCGTTCTAACCACATCAACACGTTTCATCCAAAATACCAGAAAAACCAACTATCATGTATCATTGAGTCTACTAAAATTTTACGCTTCTTATCAGCTGGTAGACTGTTTATATACTCGCAGCTGTACCATGGCATTGCAACAAAACCATATGCAGGGCATTGATTCTTCAAGGGAGTCAAAAAATTCTGTCCAAAAAGTGTTTCTAGAACTTTGAGGGTTTGTTTAGGTGCAGAGAATTCGAGTCCCTCCATGACTATGCGAGACGGTGGAATAACATACTCAAATGGAATTTTAAACCTACCATTGGTCACACTCACTAACATGTCTCTTTTTCCGTGAACTTCAACAGTTTTGAATACAAATATGTCGATTTGCAGGCCATCTTGATAATCACAACCTGTTCTCATGCAATGACAATAACAACTATTGCGGTCTCTTAATTTGGCAACACATGATTTGGTTTTCGCGTATGACGGTTCATCAGAACCATCTTGGTAAAAAAGATCTTCAGGTAATTCTGAACGAACAATTTTTTCAAAGCGAGCATAATCGCTTTCCATCATACCAATATCTGCATCATTGTCCCATTTTATAATGCTTTTATCTCGATATGCTCCAAGCAACGTACCACTCATGAGCCAG from Hydractinia symbiolongicarpus strain clone_291-10 chromosome 12, HSymV2.1, whole genome shotgun sequence encodes the following:
- the LOC130621732 gene encoding uncharacterized protein LOC130621732, with translation MNVFHYKCQLNTRIKKLCALALLVIFPFTVMAINRIIHCDVEAERRTVRTPAGLYIQKYNQHIDVRSYRNLSQACSYVDGHLHCPDIRSKGETMLRQVQLVLTRMLKVIDVICEKHSIHYWLMSGTLLGAYRDKSIIKWDNDADIGMMESDYARFEKIVRSELPEDLFYQDGSDEPSYAKTKSCVAKLRDRNSCYCHCMRTGCDYQDGLQIDIFVFKTVEVHGKRDMLVSVTNGRFKIPFEYVIPPSRIVMEGLEFSAPKQTLKVLETLFGQNFLTPLKNQCPAYGFVAMPWYSCEYINSLPADKKRKILVDSMIHDSWFFWYFG